A stretch of Deltaproteobacteria bacterium DNA encodes these proteins:
- a CDS encoding cell wall-binding protein, which yields MGRGLRGFGARAFVRAALGLAMVALAACGGGGSGDDDNQDGYRSVVLGSAGYVAAGTRGILSVATNGGKFDGVESGVRATLNGVTFADGRYVVVGDSGTVLTSTDAFTWTIETVPTTASLQDVTFVDGRYIAVGYAGTILTSADARLWTPRGSGTTTALRGITAGEGRLVVVGDSGIILTSTDGEAWSPVASNTGNALARVRYGAGRFVAVGFVGTVAVSDDGLAWSARRENFQNFATLSDLVFARDQFVIVGLGGTIVTTPNGDVLTQQISRTSRQLSGVTFGADEYVAVGGDLVVDRSPDGVDWEVD from the coding sequence ATGGGTCGAGGCTTGCGGGGATTCGGAGCGCGCGCGTTCGTTCGCGCCGCGCTCGGATTGGCGATGGTCGCGCTGGCCGCCTGCGGGGGGGGCGGGAGCGGCGACGACGACAACCAGGACGGCTATCGCAGCGTCGTATTGGGCAGCGCCGGCTACGTCGCCGCCGGGACGCGCGGGATCCTGTCGGTCGCGACGAACGGCGGGAAGTTCGACGGCGTCGAGTCGGGCGTCCGCGCGACCCTGAACGGCGTCACGTTCGCCGACGGCCGCTACGTCGTGGTCGGCGACTCGGGCACCGTCCTTACCTCGACCGACGCCTTCACCTGGACGATCGAGACCGTTCCGACCACGGCATCCTTGCAGGACGTGACGTTCGTGGACGGCCGCTACATCGCCGTCGGCTACGCGGGCACCATTCTCACCTCGGCCGACGCGCGCCTCTGGACGCCGAGGGGCTCCGGCACCACGACCGCGCTCCGCGGCATCACCGCCGGCGAAGGCCGCTTGGTCGTCGTCGGCGATTCCGGGATCATCCTCACCTCGACCGACGGCGAGGCGTGGTCGCCGGTCGCGTCGAACACCGGCAACGCGCTCGCGCGCGTCCGCTACGGCGCGGGACGCTTCGTCGCCGTCGGCTTCGTCGGCACGGTCGCGGTCTCCGACGACGGTCTCGCGTGGAGCGCGCGCCGCGAGAACTTCCAGAACTTCGCGACCCTCTCCGACCTGGTGTTCGCGCGTGACCAGTTCGTGATCGTCGGGCTCGGCGGCACCATCGTGACGACGCCGAACGGCGACGTCCTGACCCAACAGATCTCGCGGACGAGCCGCCAGCTCTCGGGCGTGACGTTCGGCGCCGACGAGTACGTCGCGGTCGGCGGCGACCTCGTCGTCGACCGCTCGCCGGACGGCGTCGACTGGGAGGTGGACTAG
- a CDS encoding outer membrane lipoprotein-sorting protein, translating into MTATRRWRFGSAIALVGMLLRTSGAAAEPMAPERAVETPTPRELEEILPEGTTLGGREIYDRLFKNRKRLRTVVEVGRILSKDPAGNPQETRFELRAKDYRGPDDQPTEGVFAKVVIILTGPRDIEHTGYLYVHRSDRADDQFLYSPMRKRVARASLRGQNVAGTDFSFDDFLTTLDDLEQATYRRLPDEAVDGAPCYVVEATMLKSSRSRYSRSVAAIEKEHYVPLRTRYWDDVGVAVKELRSPRASLKAFDGVWVPTESTMTDLLEDTHSTVTLQRVDPNPALDDGEFNTAALERR; encoded by the coding sequence GTGACGGCGACGCGTCGATGGAGGTTCGGCTCCGCGATCGCGCTCGTGGGGATGCTGCTCCGGACGTCGGGAGCGGCGGCGGAGCCCATGGCGCCCGAGCGCGCCGTCGAGACGCCCACGCCGCGCGAGCTCGAGGAGATCCTTCCCGAGGGCACGACGCTCGGCGGCCGCGAGATCTACGACCGCCTCTTCAAGAACCGCAAGCGGCTGCGCACGGTCGTCGAGGTCGGGCGCATCCTGTCGAAGGATCCCGCCGGCAATCCCCAGGAGACGCGCTTCGAACTCCGCGCCAAGGACTACCGCGGTCCCGACGACCAGCCGACCGAGGGCGTCTTCGCCAAGGTCGTGATCATCCTGACGGGGCCGCGCGACATCGAGCACACCGGCTACCTGTACGTGCACCGGAGCGACCGGGCCGACGACCAGTTCCTCTACTCGCCGATGCGCAAGCGGGTCGCGCGCGCCAGCCTGCGCGGGCAGAACGTCGCCGGCACCGACTTCAGCTTCGACGACTTCCTGACCACGCTCGACGACCTCGAGCAGGCGACCTATCGCCGCCTTCCGGACGAGGCCGTCGACGGGGCGCCGTGCTACGTCGTCGAGGCGACGATGCTGAAGAGCAGCCGCTCGCGCTACTCGCGGAGCGTCGCCGCGATCGAGAAGGAGCACTACGTTCCGCTGCGCACCCGCTACTGGGACGACGTCGGCGTCGCCGTGAAGGAGCTCCGCTCGCCGCGCGCGTCCCTGAAGGCGTTCGACGGTGTCTGGGTGCCGACCGAGTCGACGATGACGGACCTGCTCGAGGACACGCACTCGACGGTGACGCTGCAGCGAGTCGATCCGAACCCGGCGCTCGACGACGGCGAGTTCAACACCGCGGCGCTCGAGCGCCGCTAG